The following are encoded together in the Triticum dicoccoides isolate Atlit2015 ecotype Zavitan chromosome 6B, WEW_v2.0, whole genome shotgun sequence genome:
- the LOC119322069 gene encoding F-box/LRR-repeat protein 14-like has protein sequence MEDLPEALVTEILKRITSTSDLNSLSLVSKQLYKIEGNQRGAIHVGSGLCTATKALTSLCARFPNLRKVEIDYTGWIRGHGKQLDKKGLSVFSSHCSSLTDLTLSFCSCIDDSGLGCLAYCKTLVSLRLNSTPKITSHGLLSVAVGCTSLSALHLIDCEKIDSVEWLEYLGRDRSLEELVVKNCKGINHHDFLKFGSGWMKLQKFEFERKRGIYDCVPGDVIYDSSYDAHSMDIYDFCCESLKDLRLAHIKTWPEVGLRAVLGKCKALEKLCLEYVQALNDIDMIALSRSCSNLKSISLWLNLQRYSSDISYCETRTSFTDNSLYALALNCPMLQIVDLSFTGCAADWPSEIGFTQQGFLVLIQSCPIRVLVLNTANFFDDEGMKALSSSPYLETLELILCEAVTDAGMHFIGQATHLSNLTLRLCHEVTDVGVAELGHAHKLESLVIDCCSKVSLQGARGVAKSVHYSSNFSDALMKTIGIGGY, from the coding sequence ATGGAGGACCTACCGGAGGCTCTGGTGACAGAGATTCTCAAGAGGATCACCAGCACAAGTGATCTGAATTCTCTTTCCCTTGTGTCAAAGCAGCTCTACAAGATAGAGGGGAATCAGAGGGGTGCTATCCATGTTGGTTCCGGTCTTTGCACTGCTACAAAAGCACTGACATCATTGTGCGCCCGGTTCCCAAATTTGCGGAAAGTGGAAATCGATTACACTGGTTGGATACGTGGACATGGAAAGCAGTTGGACAAAAAAGGCCTTTCTGTGTTTTCATCTCACTGTTCCTCGCTGACTGACCTCACCTTAAGCTTCTGTTCATGCATTGATGACTCTGGGCTTGGTTGTTTAGCTTATTGCAAGACATTGGTGTCTCTCAGGCTGAACTCCACACCAAAAATAACATCACATGGGCTTCTCTCGGTTGCAGTTGGTTGTACAAGTCTATCTGCTCTCCACCTTATTGATTGCGAGAAAATCGACAGTGTAGAGTGGTTGGAATACCTTGGTAGGGATCGATCGTTGGAAGAGCTTGTAGTGAAGAATTGCAAAGGTATCAATCATCATGACTTCCTAAAGTTTGGTTCAGGATGGATGAAGCTCCAGAAGTTCGAGTTTGAGAGGAAAAGAGGAATATATGATTGTGTTCCAGGTGATGTGATTTATGACTCCTCGTACGATGCTCACAGCATGGATATATATGATTTCTGCTGTGAGAGTTTGAAGGATTTAAGGTTGGCGCATATTAAAACTTGGCCAGAAGTAGGGCTTCGTGCTGTCCTAGGGAAGTGTAAAGCATTGGAGAAGCTTTGCCTTGAGTATGTTCAAGCCCTAAATGACATTGACATGATTGCATTATCTCGGAGCTGCAGCAACCTTAAAAGCATCTCACTTTGGCTCAACCTGCAGAGGTACTCTAGTGATATCAGCTATTGTGAAACCAGGACATCATTTACTGATAACAGCCTTTACGCTCTAGCCCTCAACTGTCCAATGCTTCAGATCGTAGACCTCAGCTTTACAGGATGTGCTGCTGACTGGCCATCAGAAATAGGATTCACACAACAGGGTTTTCTGGTGCTCATTCAGTCCTGCCCTATTCGTGTTCTCGTGCTAAATACTGCCAACTTCTTTGATGACGAGGGGATGAAGGCCCTGTCATCCTCACCATACCTGGAGACACTCGAGCTTATATTGTGTGAAGCGGTAACTGATGCTGGGATGCACTTCATTGGACAGGCCACACACTTGAGTAATCTCACACTTCGGTTGTGTCATGAGGTGACTGATGTTGGAGTGGCTGAACTGGGACATGCACATAAGTTAGAGTCTTTGGTTATCGATTGTTGCAGTAAGGTCTCTCTGCAAGGGGCGCGGGGTGTTGCCAAGTCGGTTCACTACTCGAGCAACTTCTCAGATGCCCTTATGAAGACAATTGGTATTGGCGGCTATTGA